One genomic window of Comamonas serinivorans includes the following:
- a CDS encoding branched-chain amino acid ABC transporter permease, producing MQWIQLLISGIAQGCIYGLIALGFVLIYKATETVNFAQGDLMMLGAFVAFVCMASFNMPFWLATVLAVVALLGFAMLLERVVIRPILGQPQFSIVMVTFGIGYVLRGLITMVPAIGTETHVLAVPYKDQVIRMGDLVMNMAQLVVIGATAVLCAGLFVMFRYSKLGIAMQASSQNQLAAYYMGIPVKRLNGLVWGLAAAVAAIAGILLAPITFVHANMGLIGLKAFPAAVVGGFGSLPGAIVGGLVIGVVESFSGFYLPDGFKDIAPYIVVLIMLMVKPYGLFGEKLRKKV from the coding sequence ATGCAGTGGATTCAACTCTTGATATCCGGTATTGCTCAGGGATGCATTTACGGATTGATCGCGCTGGGCTTTGTGCTGATTTACAAAGCCACAGAGACGGTGAATTTCGCCCAGGGTGACCTGATGATGCTGGGGGCTTTTGTCGCCTTCGTCTGCATGGCCAGTTTCAACATGCCGTTCTGGCTGGCCACGGTGTTGGCGGTGGTGGCCTTGCTGGGTTTTGCCATGCTGCTGGAACGCGTGGTGATCCGGCCCATCCTGGGCCAGCCCCAGTTTTCCATCGTGATGGTCACCTTCGGCATCGGCTACGTGTTGCGCGGCCTGATCACCATGGTGCCGGCCATTGGCACCGAAACCCATGTGCTGGCGGTACCTTACAAGGACCAGGTGATCCGAATGGGTGACCTGGTGATGAACATGGCGCAACTGGTGGTCATTGGGGCAACGGCGGTGCTGTGCGCGGGGCTGTTCGTCATGTTCCGCTACAGCAAGCTCGGCATCGCCATGCAGGCCTCGTCGCAGAACCAGCTGGCGGCTTATTACATGGGCATCCCGGTCAAGCGCCTGAATGGGCTGGTCTGGGGTCTGGCGGCGGCCGTCGCCGCCATTGCCGGCATTTTGCTGGCCCCCATCACCTTTGTGCACGCCAATATGGGTTTGATCGGCCTCAAGGCATTTCCCGCTGCCGTGGTGGGCGGTTTCGGCAGCTTGCCCGGCGCCATCGTCGGTGGCTTGGTGATTGGCGTGGTGGAGTCCTTTTCGGGGTTTTATCTGCCCGACGGTTTCAAGGACATTGCGCCTTATATCGTGGTGTTGATCATGCTCATGGTCAAACCCTATGGCTTGTTCGGCGAAAAGCTGCGCAAAAAGGTTTGA
- a CDS encoding YceI family protein produces the protein MITTRLSLAAVAAVAALGAAAPAMAASYAIDPSHTYVTFEIDHMGTTTNRVRFDKKEGTVEFDRAAKTGKVDISIDTASVNSGLAAFNKHLASADILDAEKFPKARFVADTFVFDGDKVSEVQGQLTIKDKTAPVTLKASKFNCYPSPMLQKREVCGGDFSATIDRSQWGVNYGSNFGVPKDVRLVVQIEAVKQ, from the coding sequence ATGATCACCACCCGCCTGAGCCTGGCCGCCGTCGCCGCCGTTGCTGCCCTGGGAGCCGCCGCCCCCGCCATGGCCGCCAGCTACGCCATCGACCCCAGCCACACCTACGTGACCTTCGAGATCGACCACATGGGCACGACGACCAACCGCGTGCGCTTCGACAAGAAGGAAGGCACCGTCGAGTTCGACCGCGCCGCCAAGACCGGCAAGGTGGACATCAGCATCGACACGGCCTCGGTCAACTCGGGCCTGGCCGCCTTCAACAAGCACCTGGCCAGCGCCGACATCCTCGACGCCGAGAAATTCCCCAAGGCCCGCTTCGTGGCCGACACCTTCGTGTTCGACGGCGACAAGGTCAGCGAAGTGCAAGGCCAGCTGACGATCAAGGACAAGACGGCCCCCGTCACCCTGAAGGCCAGCAAGTTCAACTGCTACCCCAGCCCCATGCTGCAAAAGCGCGAAGTCTGCGGCGGCGACTTCAGCGCCACCATCGACCGCTCGCAATGGGGCGTGAACTACGGCAGCAACTTTGGCGTGCCCAAGGACGTGCGCCTGGTGGTGCAGATCGAAGCCGTCAAGCAGTGA
- a CDS encoding YceI family protein has protein sequence MSKVVSLPRTLVALGLAAACAGSAWAQQALVPAQSQIEFTAKQMGVPIKGHFKKFDGKVAFDPAKPQAGSVQIGIDMGSATMGVKENDAELPKADWFNVAKFPRAEFQSTAIKPLGGDKYEVSGKLSIKGASQNVQLPVTIAKSGANLVATGTLPIKRTAFKVGDGDWADTSMVADEVSVAFKITTASK, from the coding sequence ATGTCCAAGGTTGTTTCGCTGCCCCGCACCCTCGTCGCCCTGGGCCTGGCCGCGGCCTGTGCCGGCAGCGCCTGGGCCCAGCAGGCGCTGGTGCCGGCGCAAAGCCAGATCGAGTTCACCGCCAAGCAGATGGGCGTGCCCATCAAGGGACACTTCAAAAAGTTTGATGGCAAAGTCGCCTTCGACCCCGCCAAGCCCCAGGCCGGCAGCGTGCAGATCGGCATCGACATGGGCAGCGCGACCATGGGCGTGAAGGAAAACGACGCCGAGCTGCCCAAGGCGGACTGGTTCAACGTGGCGAAGTTTCCGCGCGCCGAATTCCAGTCCACGGCCATCAAGCCCCTGGGCGGCGACAAGTATGAAGTGAGCGGCAAGCTCAGCATCAAGGGCGCCAGCCAGAATGTGCAGCTGCCGGTGACCATCGCCAAGTCCGGCGCCAACCTGGTGGCCACCGGCACCCTGCCGATCAAGCGCACCGCGTTCAAGGTGGGCGATGGCGACTGGGCCGACACCTCCATGGTGGCCGACGAGGTCAGCGTGGCCTTCAAGATCACCACAGCATCCAAGTGA
- the yaaA gene encoding peroxide stress protein YaaA, which translates to MLYVISPAKALDYASPAATAAVATEPEFQSQAKALIGVLARKSPLEVAQLMGLSDKLAALNVARYDAWRAKPQPGAVRPAVFAFDGDVYDGLAARQMPLAQLQWLQAHARILSGLYGVLRPLDNLQAYRLEMGTKLQTERGDDLYHFWGDRIAKALNAALAAQPGADAGNAVLVNLASQEYFRAVDRKALRARVVECVFQDEKNGDYKIISFFAKRARGLMLHWAAAQGVDQPDGLKGFDVDGYHWHAAASSADRLVFRRKEKA; encoded by the coding sequence ATGCTGTATGTCATCTCTCCAGCCAAGGCGCTGGACTACGCCAGCCCCGCTGCCACGGCGGCGGTGGCCACCGAGCCCGAGTTCCAGAGCCAGGCCAAAGCCTTGATCGGTGTGCTGGCCCGCAAGTCGCCGCTCGAGGTCGCGCAGCTCATGGGCTTGAGCGACAAGCTGGCCGCGCTGAACGTCGCACGCTATGACGCCTGGCGCGCCAAGCCGCAGCCCGGCGCCGTGCGCCCGGCCGTGTTCGCTTTCGATGGCGACGTGTACGACGGCCTGGCCGCACGGCAGATGCCCCTGGCCCAGCTGCAGTGGCTGCAGGCGCACGCGCGCATCCTCAGCGGCCTGTATGGCGTGTTGCGGCCGCTGGACAACCTGCAGGCCTACCGCCTCGAAATGGGCACCAAGCTGCAGACCGAGCGCGGGGACGACCTCTACCATTTCTGGGGCGATCGCATCGCCAAGGCGCTGAACGCCGCCCTGGCGGCCCAGCCCGGGGCCGACGCCGGCAACGCCGTGCTGGTGAACCTGGCGTCGCAGGAGTACTTCCGCGCCGTGGACCGCAAGGCCCTGCGCGCGCGGGTGGTCGAGTGCGTGTTTCAGGACGAGAAAAACGGCGACTACAAGATCATCAGTTTCTTCGCCAAGCGTGCCCGGGGCCTGATGCTGCATTGGGCTGCCGCGCAAGGGGTGGATCAGCCCGACGGCCTGAAAGGCTTTGACGTGGACGGCTACCACTGGCATGCCGCGGCCTCGTCGGCCGACCGGCTGGTGTTTCGACGAAAGGAAAAGGCATGA
- a CDS encoding cytochrome b gives MPTLDRPTSYTGTAKALHWLLAVSLIGLIAFGWYMTGLPISPTKLKFYNWHKWAGITILVLSVARLLWRLTHRPPALPDAMQAAMPAWQRVAHHGVHHLMYALFFLVPLMGWAMSSAAGFPVVWFGVLELPDFVAKNPELAEVLKPWHGRLAWLLTALIVLHVAAVIKHQLIDRDGLLGRMLPGR, from the coding sequence ATGCCCACACTCGATCGCCCCACCAGCTACACCGGCACGGCCAAGGCCCTGCACTGGCTGCTGGCCGTGTCCCTCATCGGCCTGATCGCCTTTGGCTGGTACATGACCGGCCTGCCCATCTCGCCCACCAAGCTCAAGTTCTACAACTGGCACAAATGGGCCGGCATCACCATCCTGGTGCTGTCGGTGGCGCGCCTGCTGTGGCGCCTCACCCACCGCCCGCCTGCGCTGCCCGATGCCATGCAGGCCGCCATGCCAGCCTGGCAGCGCGTGGCCCACCACGGCGTGCACCACCTGATGTATGCGCTGTTCTTCCTCGTGCCGCTGATGGGCTGGGCGATGAGCTCGGCCGCCGGCTTCCCGGTCGTCTGGTTCGGCGTGCTCGAGCTGCCCGACTTCGTCGCCAAGAACCCCGAGCTGGCCGAGGTGCTCAAACCCTGGCACGGCCGGCTGGCCTGGCTGCTGACCGCCCTCATCGTGCTGCACGTGGCCGCCGTCATCAAACACCAGCTCATCGACCGCGACGGCCTGCTGGGCCGCATGCTGCCCGGCCGCTGA
- a CDS encoding LysR family transcriptional regulator, which translates to MEWTLERLNQFVAVADCGSMTQAARRLGRAQSAVSMAMGLLEADLGLLLFHRAGRAVTLTPAGEVMLLEARALLGQAQALDVRAQALAAGESPKLCVALDEALPYPPLARLLLELSQRYASLDLTLLNGTAAEVADDVQSHRAALAFQFDRGPTGRAGATADGFTAAPFAQRYVASVPQVVCVARHHALAAQPQVTRDDLARHRQLVMHIEGVEDPVVSPRIWRSGSVYVLADMLADGIGWGILPRNIAQTPDIEPRIVALDCPELRLPPLAVRMLSLQGAALSEAALWLPERLAQLLTEGDGSMG; encoded by the coding sequence ATGGAATGGACGCTGGAACGCCTCAACCAATTCGTCGCCGTGGCCGATTGCGGCTCCATGACCCAGGCGGCCCGCCGGTTGGGCCGGGCGCAATCGGCCGTCAGCATGGCCATGGGCCTGCTCGAGGCCGACCTGGGCCTGCTGCTCTTCCACCGCGCGGGGCGCGCGGTGACGTTGACGCCGGCTGGCGAAGTCATGCTGCTGGAAGCGCGCGCGCTGCTGGGCCAGGCCCAGGCCCTGGATGTGCGGGCCCAGGCGCTGGCGGCGGGCGAGTCGCCCAAGCTGTGCGTGGCGCTGGACGAGGCCTTGCCTTACCCGCCGCTGGCGCGGCTGCTGCTCGAGCTGTCGCAGCGGTATGCGTCGCTGGACCTGACCTTGCTGAATGGCACGGCGGCCGAAGTGGCGGACGACGTGCAGTCGCACCGCGCCGCGCTGGCGTTTCAGTTCGATCGGGGGCCGACGGGCCGCGCGGGCGCGACCGCAGACGGGTTCACCGCGGCGCCGTTTGCCCAGCGCTACGTGGCCAGCGTGCCGCAGGTGGTGTGTGTGGCGCGCCACCATGCGCTGGCCGCGCAGCCGCAGGTCACGCGCGACGACCTGGCGCGCCATCGCCAGCTGGTGATGCACATCGAGGGCGTGGAGGACCCCGTGGTCAGCCCGCGCATCTGGCGCTCGGGCAGCGTCTACGTGCTGGCGGACATGCTGGCCGACGGCATCGGCTGGGGCATCCTGCCGCGCAACATCGCGCAGACGCCCGACATCGAGCCGCGCATCGTGGCGCTGGATTGTCCCGAGCTGCGGCTGCCGCCCCTGGCCGTGCGCATGCTCAGCCTGCAGGGCGCGGCGCTGAGCGAGGCCGCCTTGTGGCTGCCCGAACGCCTGGCGCAGCTGCTCACCGAGGGTGACGGCAGTATGGGTTGA
- a CDS encoding MFS transporter, protein MLSPAIPGTPPTAAHPGRWLVLAIVSVALLLIVIDMTVLYTALPRLTHDLAASASAKLWIINVYSLVVSGLLLGMGTLGDRLGHKRLFIAGLAVFGVASLAAAFAPGTGLLIAARAVLGVGAAMMMPATLSLIRLNFGDDRERALAIGIWASVASGGAAFGPVVGGVLLEHFWWGSVFLINVPIVLIALPLAWRCIPTHAGHPSRPWDLLGSLQVMVGLVACTFAIKELGKPAPDGLLAAAALALGVGALWVFVRRQRRMAHPLLDLNLFRHTGFSTAVMAALVASATLLGMELVFSQRMQLVLGRSPLEAGLAVLPLPIAAFVIGPIAGRLLPRWGAGRLLTLALLAAGLGMGGYLALHQAPALSQALSLALLGAGVGAAMTAASATLLMSAPADRAGMAASVEEVSYELGGALGVTVMGSLLSAVYTRTLALPPTLPALPVPVSVHDSLDDALRAAEQLPDAAALALTQAASTAFDHGFAAVLLLATALLLAMAWGVKRRMG, encoded by the coding sequence ATGTTGTCCCCCGCCATTCCTGGCACCCCGCCCACCGCCGCGCATCCCGGTCGCTGGCTGGTGCTGGCCATCGTCTCCGTCGCGCTGCTGCTCATCGTCATCGACATGACCGTGCTGTACACCGCCCTGCCCCGGCTCACCCATGACCTGGCCGCCAGCGCCTCGGCCAAGCTCTGGATCATCAACGTCTATTCGTTGGTGGTCTCGGGCCTGCTGCTGGGCATGGGCACGCTGGGCGACCGCCTGGGCCACAAGCGCCTGTTCATCGCCGGCCTGGCGGTGTTTGGCGTCGCTTCGCTGGCCGCGGCCTTTGCGCCCGGCACCGGCCTCTTGATCGCGGCCCGCGCCGTGCTGGGCGTGGGCGCGGCCATGATGATGCCGGCCACGCTGTCGCTGATCCGGCTGAACTTCGGCGACGACCGCGAACGCGCGCTGGCCATCGGCATCTGGGCCTCGGTCGCGTCCGGCGGCGCCGCCTTCGGCCCCGTGGTGGGCGGCGTGCTGCTCGAGCATTTCTGGTGGGGCTCGGTGTTCCTCATCAACGTGCCCATCGTGCTCATCGCCCTGCCGCTGGCCTGGCGCTGCATTCCGACCCATGCCGGCCACCCCAGCCGCCCCTGGGACCTGCTCGGTTCGCTGCAGGTGATGGTGGGGCTGGTGGCCTGCACCTTTGCCATCAAGGAATTGGGCAAGCCCGCGCCGGACGGCCTGCTGGCCGCCGCGGCCCTGGCGTTGGGCGTGGGCGCCTTGTGGGTGTTCGTGCGCCGCCAGCGTCGCATGGCCCATCCGCTGCTGGACCTGAACCTGTTCCGGCACACAGGTTTCAGCACGGCCGTCATGGCCGCCCTGGTGGCCTCGGCCACGCTGCTGGGCATGGAGCTGGTGTTCAGCCAGCGCATGCAGCTGGTGCTAGGCCGCAGCCCGCTCGAGGCCGGTCTGGCCGTGCTGCCGCTGCCCATCGCCGCCTTCGTGATCGGCCCGATTGCGGGCCGGCTGCTGCCGCGCTGGGGCGCCGGCCGCTTGCTGACCCTGGCGCTGCTGGCGGCGGGTCTGGGCATGGGCGGCTACCTGGCCCTGCACCAGGCCCCGGCCCTGTCGCAGGCCCTGAGCCTGGCCCTGCTGGGGGCCGGTGTGGGCGCGGCCATGACGGCCGCCTCGGCCACGCTGCTGATGAGCGCGCCCGCCGACCGCGCCGGCATGGCAGCCTCGGTCGAAGAGGTGTCGTACGAGTTGGGCGGCGCGCTGGGCGTCACCGTGATGGGCAGCCTGCTCTCGGCCGTCTACACCCGCACGCTGGCTCTGCCCCCGACCTTGCCCGCGTTGCCTGTGCCAGTGTCGGTGCACGACAGCCTGGACGACGCGCTGCGGGCTGCCGAGCAGCTGCCCGATGCCGCTGCCCTGGCCCTCACTCAGGCTGCCAGCACGGCGTTCGACCATGGGTTCGCGGCTGTCCTGCTGCTGGCCACCGCGCTGCTGCTGGCGATGGCCTGGGGCGTGAAGCGGCGCATGGGCTGA
- a CDS encoding 2OG-Fe(II) oxygenase gives MNQSQQALPQTITPELREWIVAQAQSGHTAQAVLDSMLAAGWQEEVAIEAMETTLRAHLEEMPAGKRAQAAANQMPPASRVPDADLGQSPLFVDTGDRRVAVLSVMQKPRIVVFGDFLSGEECDALVAAARPRMARSMTVANATGGEEVHADRTSDGMFFQRGETEVVRRIEARIARLLRWPVENGEGLQVLHYRPGAEYKPHYDYFDPAQPGTSTILKRGGQRVGTLLMYLNDPEKGGGTVFPDAGGFEVAPKRGHAVFFSYERPHPSTKSLHGGTPVIAGEKWVATKWLREGEFN, from the coding sequence ATGAATCAATCGCAGCAGGCATTGCCCCAGACCATCACGCCCGAGCTGCGCGAGTGGATCGTGGCCCAGGCCCAGTCCGGCCACACCGCGCAGGCCGTGCTCGACAGCATGCTGGCCGCGGGCTGGCAGGAAGAGGTGGCCATCGAGGCCATGGAAACCACCTTGCGGGCCCACCTCGAAGAGATGCCGGCCGGCAAACGTGCCCAGGCCGCCGCCAACCAGATGCCGCCCGCCTCGCGGGTGCCCGATGCCGACCTGGGCCAGTCGCCCTTGTTCGTGGACACCGGCGACCGCCGGGTGGCGGTGCTCAGCGTGATGCAAAAGCCCCGCATCGTGGTCTTCGGCGACTTCCTGAGCGGCGAGGAGTGCGACGCGCTGGTGGCGGCGGCGCGGCCCCGCATGGCGCGGTCGATGACGGTGGCCAACGCCACGGGCGGCGAAGAGGTGCACGCCGACCGCACCAGCGACGGCATGTTCTTCCAGCGCGGCGAAACCGAGGTCGTGCGCCGCATCGAGGCCCGCATCGCCCGCCTGCTGCGCTGGCCGGTGGAAAACGGCGAGGGCCTGCAGGTGCTGCACTACCGCCCGGGCGCCGAGTACAAGCCGCATTACGACTACTTCGACCCGGCGCAGCCCGGCACCTCGACCATCCTCAAGCGCGGCGGCCAGCGCGTGGGCACGCTGCTCATGTACCTGAACGACCCGGAAAAAGGCGGCGGCACCGTCTTCCCCGATGCGGGCGGATTCGAGGTTGCGCCCAAGCGGGGCCACGCGGTGTTCTTCAGCTACGAGCGCCCGCACCCCAGCACCAAGAGCCTGCACGGCGGCACCCCGGTGATCGCCGGTGAAAAGTGGGTGGCCACCAAGTGGTTGCGCGAAGGGGAATTCAATTGA
- the queF gene encoding NADPH-dependent 7-cyano-7-deazaguanine reductase QueF (Catalyzes the NADPH-dependent reduction of 7-cyano-7-deazaguanine (preQ0) to 7-aminomethyl-7-deazaguanine (preQ1) in queuosine biosynthesis) produces the protein MSDTSQSPLGKVSAYVDQYTPALLCPIARQANREAIGVGARPLFFGADLWTAYELSWLGPRGKPEVAMAQFLVPAESTHLIESKSLKLYLNSFNQTRFDSAATVRDCLVRDLSQAAWGGGAVRASVSVTLIDPDAFDAQHIHELDGVLLDRLDAECSDYHPAPERLSAALDEAPVEETLISRLLKSNCLVTGQPDWGSVQVRYTGPQIDQLGLLQYIVSFRQHTEFHEQCVERMFMDIWQRCKPQRLTVYARYTRRGGLDINPFRTSHPGPVPVNVRTARQ, from the coding sequence GTGAGCGACACGTCCCAATCGCCGCTGGGCAAGGTGTCCGCCTATGTGGACCAGTACACGCCCGCGCTGCTGTGCCCCATCGCCCGCCAGGCCAACCGCGAGGCGATTGGCGTGGGCGCGCGGCCGCTCTTCTTTGGCGCCGACCTGTGGACGGCCTACGAGCTGTCCTGGCTGGGGCCGCGCGGCAAGCCCGAGGTGGCCATGGCGCAATTCCTGGTGCCGGCCGAATCCACGCACCTGATCGAGAGCAAGTCGCTCAAGCTGTACCTGAACAGCTTCAACCAGACGCGCTTCGACAGCGCGGCGACCGTGCGCGACTGCCTGGTGCGGGACCTGTCGCAGGCGGCCTGGGGTGGCGGCGCGGTGCGGGCCTCCGTGTCGGTCACGCTGATCGACCCCGACGCGTTCGACGCCCAGCACATCCACGAACTCGATGGCGTGCTGCTGGACCGCCTGGACGCCGAGTGCAGCGATTACCACCCTGCGCCCGAGCGCCTGAGTGCTGCGCTGGATGAGGCGCCGGTCGAGGAGACGCTGATCAGCCGGCTGCTCAAGAGCAATTGCCTGGTCACGGGTCAGCCGGACTGGGGCAGTGTGCAGGTGCGCTACACGGGCCCGCAGATTGACCAGCTGGGCCTGCTGCAGTACATCGTCAGCTTCCGCCAGCACACCGAGTTTCACGAGCAGTGCGTGGAGCGCATGTTCATGGACATCTGGCAGCGCTGCAAGCCGCAGCGCCTCACGGTCTACGCGCGCTATACGCGCCGCGGCGGCTTGGACATCAACCCCTTCCGCACCAGCCACCCCGGCCCCGTGCCGGTCAACGTGCGCACCGCGCGGCAGTGA
- a CDS encoding PaaI family thioesterase encodes MRTLTAMNLSDDPSTARMLETIGFERLVHTDPSGVAHVRFAARPEFAHSRGTTVQGGLIAAWLDNAMAHAVRARDAAVGISTLELKLSYLERVGVAPMEARARVLRWGGSVVFLEADLVDEQGQVLVKANSTGKLLRPKPAAAVKPANPVEVAQP; translated from the coding sequence ATGCGTACCCTCACTGCCATGAACCTCTCCGACGACCCCAGCACCGCCCGCATGCTCGAGACCATCGGCTTTGAGCGCCTGGTCCACACCGATCCCAGTGGCGTGGCCCATGTGCGCTTTGCGGCACGCCCCGAATTCGCCCACAGCCGAGGCACCACCGTGCAAGGCGGCTTGATCGCCGCCTGGCTGGACAACGCCATGGCGCACGCGGTGCGCGCGCGGGATGCCGCCGTGGGCATCAGCACGCTGGAACTCAAGCTCAGCTACCTCGAGCGCGTGGGCGTGGCGCCCATGGAAGCCCGTGCGCGCGTGTTGCGCTGGGGCGGCAGCGTGGTGTTCCTGGAAGCCGATCTGGTGGACGAACAAGGCCAGGTGCTGGTCAAGGCCAACTCCACCGGCAAGCTGCTGCGCCCCAAGCCGGCCGCCGCGGTCAAGCCAGCCAATCCGGTTGAGGTTGCGCAGCCCTGA